A genomic segment from Blastococcus colisei encodes:
- a CDS encoding transketolase-like TK C-terminal-containing protein: MTVTAEQSEQDAEQDRALRQIEQRVLWLATSIVDHANRLRPNPSGLKVGGHQASSASMVTIMTALWLEELDAQDRVSVKPHASPVLHALEYLLGQLDASYLPRLREFGGLQSYPSRLKDPVPADYSTGSVGIGATAPIWGALARRYVGAHFGPGSTGGTGRQWSLVGDAELDEGAVWETVLDPMVAELGEVVWVVDLNRQSLDRVVPTMGATRLQGMFAAAGWQVLTVKYGRLLEDLFARPGGAHLRDRIDEMTNPEYQRMLRRSAAELREALPGDGPGAEQVARLIADVADDDLRAAVRNLGGHDLSALRSAFAQIDDTRPTVVLAYTLKGYGLATEGHPQNHSALLNEAQIGQLADSLGVDPADPWAVFPPASAPARLLTEAADRLRRVEESPAEVPAIPVDLGRTPTGTATTQAALGRALLDLNRAAPEAGSRIVTVSPDVSSSTNLGGWVNKVGVWSSSERADWFADDAETILHWREQPSGQHIELGIAETNLVGLMGELGATWNRWGQPLLPIGVMYDPFVERALEPWSFGIYAGGQSILVGTPSGVTLAAEGGAHQSIKTPSIGLEQPGCVTYEPAFVLDTEWCLLASLARLGRPGGSSAYLRLSTRPVDQTLAAVPADPAARERRRRQVTAGAYALRRAARPTVTLVTMGALVPETLEAADRLDGLGIGADVVCVTSPGLLFRALQARRGLDDADSWILDTVFPRERATPVVTVLDGHPHTLAFLTGANGVPGAHLGVTSFGQSGDLASVYRYHGLDADSIVGAALDLVD, translated from the coding sequence ATGACCGTCACCGCGGAGCAGTCGGAGCAGGACGCCGAGCAGGATCGCGCGCTCCGGCAGATCGAGCAGCGGGTGCTGTGGCTGGCCACCTCGATCGTCGACCACGCCAACCGGCTGCGCCCCAATCCGAGCGGCCTCAAGGTCGGCGGCCACCAGGCCTCCAGCGCCTCGATGGTCACGATCATGACCGCGCTGTGGCTCGAGGAGCTGGACGCGCAGGACCGGGTGTCGGTCAAGCCGCACGCCTCACCGGTGCTGCACGCGCTCGAGTACCTGCTGGGACAGCTGGACGCCTCCTACCTGCCCCGGCTGCGCGAGTTCGGGGGCCTGCAGAGCTACCCGAGCCGCCTCAAGGACCCGGTTCCGGCCGACTACTCCACCGGGTCGGTCGGTATCGGGGCGACCGCCCCGATCTGGGGTGCGCTGGCCCGCCGCTACGTCGGGGCCCACTTCGGGCCCGGCAGCACCGGCGGCACCGGCCGGCAGTGGTCGCTCGTCGGCGACGCCGAACTCGACGAGGGCGCGGTGTGGGAGACCGTCCTCGACCCGATGGTCGCCGAACTGGGGGAGGTCGTGTGGGTGGTGGACCTCAACCGGCAGTCCCTGGACCGCGTCGTCCCGACGATGGGCGCCACCCGGCTGCAGGGCATGTTCGCCGCGGCCGGCTGGCAGGTGCTCACCGTGAAGTACGGCCGGCTGCTGGAGGACCTGTTCGCCCGTCCCGGCGGGGCGCACCTGCGCGACCGCATCGACGAGATGACCAATCCCGAGTACCAGCGGATGCTGCGCCGGTCCGCCGCGGAGCTGCGCGAGGCGCTGCCCGGCGACGGTCCCGGCGCCGAGCAGGTCGCCCGCCTGATCGCGGACGTCGCGGACGACGACCTGCGCGCCGCCGTCCGCAACCTCGGCGGCCACGACCTGTCCGCACTGCGCTCGGCGTTCGCGCAGATCGACGACACCCGCCCCACCGTGGTCCTCGCCTACACGCTCAAGGGCTACGGACTGGCCACCGAGGGGCACCCGCAGAACCACTCCGCCCTGCTGAACGAGGCGCAGATCGGCCAGCTCGCCGACAGCCTGGGCGTCGACCCCGCCGATCCCTGGGCCGTGTTCCCGCCGGCCAGCGCCCCCGCCCGGCTGCTCACCGAGGCCGCCGACCGGCTGCGGCGCGTCGAGGAGTCACCCGCGGAGGTGCCCGCGATCCCGGTGGACCTGGGCCGTACCCCCACGGGAACCGCCACGACGCAGGCCGCCCTGGGCCGCGCGCTCCTCGATCTCAACCGCGCCGCGCCGGAGGCCGGCAGCCGGATCGTCACCGTCAGCCCCGACGTCAGCTCCAGCACCAACCTCGGCGGCTGGGTGAACAAGGTCGGCGTCTGGTCGTCGTCCGAGCGGGCGGACTGGTTCGCCGACGACGCCGAGACGATCCTGCACTGGCGGGAGCAGCCCAGCGGTCAGCACATCGAGCTGGGCATCGCCGAGACCAACCTGGTGGGTCTCATGGGCGAGCTCGGTGCCACGTGGAACCGCTGGGGACAGCCGCTGCTGCCGATCGGCGTGATGTACGACCCGTTCGTCGAACGCGCCCTGGAGCCGTGGTCGTTCGGGATCTACGCCGGCGGGCAGTCGATCCTGGTCGGCACTCCGTCCGGCGTCACGCTCGCGGCCGAGGGCGGTGCGCACCAGTCCATCAAGACGCCGTCCATCGGGCTGGAGCAGCCGGGCTGCGTGACCTACGAGCCGGCGTTCGTGCTCGACACCGAGTGGTGCCTGCTCGCCTCCCTGGCACGCCTGGGCCGGCCGGGCGGCAGCTCCGCCTACCTGCGGCTGTCCACCCGCCCGGTCGACCAGACCCTCGCCGCGGTGCCGGCCGACCCCGCTGCCCGGGAACGTCGCCGTCGCCAGGTCACCGCCGGGGCGTACGCGCTGCGCCGTGCCGCCCGGCCGACGGTCACGCTGGTCACGATGGGCGCCCTGGTCCCCGAGACGCTCGAGGCGGCCGACCGGCTCGACGGACTCGGGATCGGCGCGGACGTCGTCTGCGTGACCAGCCCGGGTCTGCTCTTCCGCGCGCTGCAGGCCCGCCGGGGGCTCGACGATGCCGACTCGTGGATCCTGGACACGGTCTTCCCGCGGGAGCGGGCCACACCGGTCGTCACCGTCCTCGACGGCCACCCGCACACCCTGGCCTTCCTCACCGGGGCGAACGGGGTGCCGGGTGCCCACCTCGGCGTGACGTCCTTCGGCCAGAGCGGCGACCTGGCCAGCGTGTACCGGTACCACGGGCTGGACGCGGATTCGATCGTCGGGGCGGCTCTGGACCTGGTGGACTGA
- a CDS encoding DUF1707 SHOCT-like domain-containing protein, with protein MSEPVRPDELRVSDVERTAVQERLRRAVADGQLDLHDFDVRLQSVWATKTRGDLARVTADLPEPPPPPPPPAPRQVFSADDAGTALRVLTIIWACAVAINLVVWGTVSLATTQFLHPWWLYVAGPPGAVLAVLYAFGIGRPGR; from the coding sequence GTGAGCGAGCCCGTACGCCCCGACGAGCTGCGGGTGTCCGACGTCGAGCGGACCGCCGTTCAGGAGCGGTTGCGCCGGGCGGTCGCCGACGGGCAGCTGGACCTGCACGACTTCGACGTCCGCCTGCAGTCGGTGTGGGCCACGAAGACGCGCGGCGATCTCGCCCGCGTCACCGCCGACCTGCCCGAGCCCCCGCCGCCTCCGCCGCCGCCGGCACCGCGGCAGGTGTTCTCCGCCGACGACGCCGGCACGGCGTTGCGCGTGCTGACGATCATCTGGGCCTGCGCCGTGGCGATCAACCTGGTGGTGTGGGGCACGGTCTCGCTGGCGACGACTCAGTTCCTGCACCCGTGGTGGCTCTACGTCGCCGGCCCGCCGGGCGCCGTCCTGGCCGTGCTCTACGCCTTCGGCATCGGCCGGCCGGGACGATGA